The nucleotide sequence cacccacagtagctctgtggatgagccctccagtgtgtcctctctgtgTACTGCgctgacattctcccttatcagcagtgcaacccctccacctctttcaccgcccccccacccccatcacgactaaaacaacaaaacccaggaacgttgagctgccagtcctgtccctcacacatcCAGGTCTCTGGAATGGCAACAAcactgtaattccatgtactgatccaggctccaaGTTCATCCTCCTCACCCATAACACTCCTggcgttgaaataaacacacgTCAGCCCATCAGTCGCCCCGTGTTTATTCTCCTGTCCCCTGCTGACTTTCCTTTCAGCCTTACTTGCCACAGCATGGTTCTTGCCCTCACCCCTAcccctgttgccctgctgctgtgggtCGCCTCCCCCTGCCTCTCTTGACCTTCCTCAGCTTCTCAAGCCTCCTGCTGCTTCTCAAATTtgccttccttcccccaccaccccccccgcccccatgcATGACCAGTTGTGGGGAACCTTGGTCTGGGTAAATGAGATTAAAATCCAGGGAAGGTTCACCCTGGGACAAacctttttcaatattttctattcattcaaggggtgtgggcttcgcaggctgagccagcgtttaattgTCCGTCCcctgttgcccttgagaaggtggtggtgagctgccttcttgaaccgctggtgtccgtgaggtgtgggtgcacccacagtgctgctggggagggagttccagggttctgacccagcgacggtgaaggaacggcgatatatttccaagtcgggacggtgtgtgactgggagggcaactcccagggggtggtggtccccgggcttttgctgcccttgaccttctcgctgggagaggtggtgggtttggtcGGTGCTGTCTGACTGGAATGGAACACGTGACAATGCAGGTTTCCTCTCTATTTACAGACAGTAAACAAAGGAAGACCCAGCGATTTGAGCTGTAGACACCAATTAACTATCTGGTAGATCAACAGAGTGTCTCACATAGTTGGTTGAATATTCTCACACAGCAATAAAGATTCTTTCTAAACACCTCCCTACCACAAGGTCACCTTGTCTGTTCCTAGGGTGCAGGTTTGATTCActtctgcatttaaaataaaagggaagaagCAAAGAGccccaatacctcccaccacttttcaatggttctctcaaattatatcatgtttaaacttagaaaaaattaggagtggcactgtggattcttcacttaaatttgagaaagtttggagtccactcattcaatattttcatatgatatagaacccttttcaataatctttgaacttagagcaGTGGGGTTGACGACATAATaacgctctttgttcatcgagaaatgtcagtccagttttttctcttttgaaattttttcagtttgtttcattttattacttacaattattttttttgatttgggttttttatataataaatccttttctttctcgttttgatttttttggtaatatcttcgtttaccaagaaaccgtggggccgaggatatattttttattctttatgactatacaTGTCATGATTgccctcccgatctctttgtatcacatgtataatcaCTGATGTcgtatgtattaatctgtattaatttgaaattaataaaaagattgaaaaagaaaagaagcaaAGAGCCTTTGCATAGATTGCTTTATTAAGTTATCTTCTCCTCTGGACGGCTTTTGAGCTGGACACCTCGCAAAATCCTTTCTATTCATTCTTGTTCCTTAGTGGTTTGATTGCTTATAACTTTgctcttagagtcacagagcaatacagcacagatacaggcccttcggcccaaccagtccgtgccgaccacagtgcccacccagctagtcgcaatttcctgcgtttggcccatatccctccaagccctgcccctccatgtaccgatccaagtgcttcttaaatgatactgttgtacctgcctcacccactccctcttgtTCCAtacgcccaccaccctctgcgtgaaaaggggCTGCATGAATTTAATAGAATTTGCTGCATGAATTTAACAGAAACAGCTGGAATTACCTTCAATGTACGCATGATCAGATCTTCATCTGACCAGGGTGTCTGATGTTACAGACTCCATGGGACACACAGCTGTAGCTCCTGGAGACTCCGAAACTACAGAGAGAATGCAAATAAATGTCTCCATCAAATTCCGTACATCCCCAATTCCCACTGCAGCAACATGTGGGACAGAGATGTCCCTCCtcacccatcacactcctggcgtTGAAGTAAACACGTGTCAGCCCATCAGTCGCCCGTGTTTATTCACCTGTCCCCTGCTGTCCATCCTTTCAGCCTTGTCACACCATCGTTCTTGCCCCAACCCTACACCTGTTGCCCTGTTGctgtggttcccctccccctgtcaCTGCAGTTTAAACCCTTgcaagtagcaccagcaaacctcccgcgaggatattggttcccctccaggtcagaatcaaaccatCCTGTTTGTaccggtcccacctgccctggaggaCAGCCCAATGATCTATAAatgtgaagccctccctcctgcaccagctcctcagccgcGTATTGAACCGCACTGTGTATCTGTTTCTCACCTcaccagcacgtggcacaggcagtaatcctgagattacaaccctggaggtcctgctttttaaccttctcccTAACTCCCTAAAATCCCTTTGCAGGACCCCATCCCTGCTCCCGCCTCTGCCACTGGTACCGATacggaccacgacctctggctgcccACACTCCCCTCTCGGGATGTCCTGTACCTGCtgcgagatgtccctgaccctggcaccagggaggtaacacaccatcctggagtctcggtTGTGGCCACAGAAACGCCGCACTGCGCCCCTCACTATCGAGTCCCCCGTCATTATCgccctgcctgacttcacccatcccttctttgcctcagagccggGCACGGTGCCACTGCCCCCGTACTGCTTCTGACaaccccccaacagcatccaaagagatatccctgttactgaggggagtggccacagggggaccctgcagtGTCTGCCGACCACCCCCCCTtgcctctcctggtggtcacccatctatctgtagcctgcacctCAGGTGTgatcacctcactaaaactcaCCTCTGATGTCCTCAGCATCCCGgctggtcctgagtacatccaccTGCCCCTCCAGTTCCTCGAGCCAGTCTGTCCGGAGCTGCAGCCGGCCGCACTTCCCGCAGATGTGGTCGTCAGGGAGACGGTGAGGTTCCCTGACCTCCCACGTCTTCCAGGAAGGAGcgttccactgccctgactgagatTTTGTCTACACCAAATCAAAGGTCacagattaacaggaaaataaaagccAGACCCGCTCTTCACCCGTGTctcctcgccgaagcctcttgggCCAAAGCCTCAGaaatcccactcctacactgaccCACTGACAATGGCCGCTCCCACACGGCCGCTCCACGACCTTACCTTCCTtctattggctgagttgccacacttttagccaatcagaaacacaGCCCACACAAATGGCTCCTTTCTCAAGGCTCCCGCTCTCCCACTGCTCTGCTCAGCTCCTCCTCCTGATCCTCACACAAAATAATCAAACATCACTGTCAGTCCTGGGAGCTGCAGTTCAGCCTGTGTGCAGTGGCTCCCGTTTGCAACGTTTGCTGTTGAGAAGATCAGTGAgattcaaaacactgcagatgaagGAGGTCTGAAAGGGTTATTGACCTTCAATGttggctctgcttctctctccacagacactgcctgacctgctgagcatttccagcattttctgtttttatttgagaaggTTTCTGACTGGATTACCTGAAATTACTGAATCTTGGGGAGGGGCAATTCAGGTCCTTGGATGCGATCTGTTGCAGAATTACATCCTGCATGTTACTGTCATCGACCTGCCTTGTTTCTGTAAAAGAATCTGTAAACTGGATGTACATCAAAACTCTGATACTGTGCTCTAAGTCTCACCACTGTTTAACTGGGAACTGGTGCAAGTCAGCAGGTACAAAGgtttgattagaacatagaacatggaacagtacagcacagaacaggctctccagcccacaatgttgtgccgacacagctattccctcctacctcctCCTAAAGGAGATTAGGATCTCCTTCCTCTGTTGTGAAGTTAAGATGCTCCCTGGAACCTACTGCTTTGACATAGCCTATAGTCTGTTCCAATGCCTCCTTTTGTGTCTGGGTCTCGACTTCTGTTCAATAAGTTCTGTGAACTGCCGTGGGAAGTTTCACTGCGTTAGAGGTGCTGCATGTGGTGGTTATCGGAGGAATTGATGAGTGAGTGAACCATCTGGCATCACCCGACTTGCCTCCACTGCACAGCCACAGGCTGAGTGAAGGAAGTAAACCTTTCTCTCTCAATCAGTGATGAATCCAATAGCAAATCGTCCACTTATTTATATTTAATAACAAGCGTAGTGATACATTGACATTCAGATCAGCGTACAAACACTTCAGTATTGTGAATGGAGGAAATTGGTTAATAAGGTAGTCACGGCCGGCCAGCAACTTAACGACGCTGCACAGAGAGTGCTGAGCATCCtctcttttcattctttttattgaatttcaaattaattcaaattaatatacgtAACATTAATACACATGATGCGAAGAGATCGGGGTAACAGTAATGactgttaatatttatactcacaaggagtaaagtaTGTCAtctggacctcctgctctcttgccaagtgtacataatgcaaaaaaaagagaaattgaaaagaaatttaattatatgaaaagaaaaacccccccaaatcaaataaaatatataataacagacaaaagcaaaccaaaaacttcaaacaaaaaaaaactggactggtaTTTCTtctattaaaaaaatcattcttatgtcgtcagctccgctctATATTCAATGGGATTCGAGAAAGGTCCGTTTATATCATAcggaaatattgaatgaatggactccaaacttcctctaatttaagcaaaggatcaacagtaacactcctaattttttctaagtttgaaCATGCTATAGTCCCCAGTGCTGTGCATCCTACTCAATTCACTGGCAGTGACTGGTGGAGATCAGGGTCTGAAATCATTGTACATTGTGGGATTCATTTACAAATAACTCTGGGCCAAATTCCCCAATGTCCGTGTTCACCTACCCTGTTAAATACATTTGGAAACTATTTTTATGTCTGCAAAAACCTAAACATCTCCATGTGGTTTGAAATATATTCTTTATATGtgccagggatctgggttcaatcctgacctcggatgctgtctgagtgcagtttgcatgttctccctgtgaccctgtgggtttcccctgggtcctcaggtttcctctcatatctgaAAGCCATGAGGGTTGGTCAGATAACTGGGTGTTGTAAATTGCTccaaatgtgtaggtgaggggcagaatctggggggaattggtgagaatgtggggagattcaaaactgagatttctgcaggattagtgtaactgggtggttgatggttggcctggactcagtgggctgttcctgtgctgggtGACTCCAGCTGAGTTGCAGGAATAACTGGAGCAGGAACTGGAGCAGGAGTTAAAAAGCCGGGAACACATCAGTAGCCTGTAGCAGCACAGTGCCCCGTGGCACAGCCCAGTGCACACAGTTACTCCGCTCATCGTCATTAGCACCACTCACTGAGATCTGAACCTGACCATTCAATTGCTTTCAGTTGATCACTGAGAGTTGTCAGCATTTCAACAGTGGCTGCCTCCAGACGCAGCAGCTTCCCACCTTGCAGGTGAGGCAGGTTTAATATGTGGGCAATTATGTCATTGACAACAATGATCAGTGCATCCAAGTTCAAAAATTTCTCACTGCGAAGCTTCAGCACTTTCGATTTACCAAGCAGTTCACTCACAGCGACTGTCCCATGTTTCAGCTGGCAATCTAtgtcaaagagatttttcagcaGCTCGTGCAGGCTTTCCAGTTCATTCTCAACGTCTTGTATACTTTGTTCAGTCTGGTTGAtctctttccttttctcctcTATGCGTGAGATACAGGATTCCAGATCCCTTGAACATTTTGAAACTTGCTCCTGCTGTCTCTCCACTTGTTCGTTGGCCTGTCGACAGCTCTCCTCTGCCTGCTGTCGACTGGTTTCACAAACACCGACAGTTATAGCTCCTGGAGGCAGAAATGTTTTCAGTGAATTAAATACTCCAGTATTAACTGTTACAATGCTCAATCACAAGCTTGCAGTGTTTTGGATTTTAATACTGATATATGGCCAGTGGACAAGACCATTCGTGAAAACTAATCCTGGTTAAAGTTCATCGAGTTACCTCATTTCTGCAGCATAGAATCAGGTCAGTCAGCCCAACagtctgcaggcacggtagtgtaatggttagcgtaacgcctttacagcgcaagcgaccctggttcaattccggccactgtctgtcaggagtttgtatgttctccctgtgtctgcgtgggtttcctccgggtgctccggtttcctcccacattccaaagatgtactgattaggaagttgcgggcatgttattttggcaccagaagcgtggcaacacttgagggctgcccccagaacactctacggaaaagatgcatttcactgtgtgtctcaatgtacatgtgactaataaagatatcttatctcctcTCAACCAGTCCACACTGGTGAACGGGCTGCATTGGAACCAAcccatcaacttcctcatcaAACTGGCACCAGCAGAACGTTTGGTTCCATTCTTCTTTGCATGTTTATCCTGATTTTCCGTGAAGGCCATGATACTGTTCACCTCAGTCACTGCTGTGGGACCTGGGTCCACATCTCTCTGTCTGGGGAAGGTGGTTCTGCTGAACTCCCAGTTGGATTGGTGATCGCTCCTGCCCACACGTGTGCTCTCTGTCTTCACTCAAAACCTTTCACAGTTTTAAAGATATCTACCTGGTCACACACTGGCTGTCTTTCTTCAAAACCCCAATCACACTTTCAGGGAAAATGCAACCTTGTAGGactatccttgtgaatcttccttACACACACTTTTTGCACATTCTGCCAACATGTCCTTGA is from Pristis pectinata isolate sPriPec2 chromosome 3, sPriPec2.1.pri, whole genome shotgun sequence and encodes:
- the LOC127568691 gene encoding uncharacterized protein LOC127568691, with product MAVAHLFMNEEAASKIGECLSREIKAVESLASNLSRIGNRALSEADIDMIQMLVQEAHWGAQGAYDLASGYLKKVQSECEKLTEEKGRLQEEVKEKKQQLSNLQAQLPHIRKEKEGHENYLRDARESLRVAEEALERQREHERSMAVGRDVGIGLMFIPIIGTIAGAITVGVCETSRQQAEESCRQANEQVERQQEQVSKCSRDLESCISRIEEKRKEINQTEQSIQDVENELESLHELLKNLFDIDCQLKHGTVAVSELLGKSKVLKLRSEKFLNLDALIIVVNDIIAHILNLPHLQGGKLLRLEAATVEMLTTLSDQLKAIEWSGSDLSEWC